In a genomic window of Occallatibacter riparius:
- a CDS encoding CxxC-x17-CxxC domain-containing protein, with translation MAGDIQLTCSDCGQDFTFTAADQSFFSERGYSTPKRCKPCRMAKKNDQMGGGGGGGYRSAPSQGTPVICSGCGQPTTVPFEPRGDRPVFCRDCYQSRKGSSGGGGGRGARGSRY, from the coding sequence ATGGCCGGCGATATTCAACTCACGTGCAGCGACTGCGGACAGGATTTCACCTTCACAGCTGCTGATCAGTCGTTTTTTTCGGAACGCGGTTACTCGACCCCTAAGCGGTGCAAGCCCTGCCGGATGGCCAAGAAGAATGACCAGATGGGCGGAGGCGGGGGCGGCGGATACCGTTCAGCTCCTTCACAAGGTACGCCTGTCATCTGTTCAGGATGCGGGCAGCCCACAACGGTTCCCTTTGAGCCCCGCGGCGATCGCCCGGTGTTCTGCCGCGATTGCTATCAATCGCGCAAGGGCAGCAGCGGCGGTGGTGGTGGCCGCGGCGCTCGCGGCTCACGCTACTAA
- a CDS encoding DUF2141 domain-containing protein, whose amino-acid sequence MNTRAQFALVSALAFISGGPRPSVPNPVASLLTTGWETTEPAQPLPAPPDNSPQSCTLRIHVDGFRNTRGNLGTIIFRSPDGWPEDKDKSFRHGPAPIDKATSTAVAVWPDLPPGDYGVAAIDDENSNAKLDRNLIGIPKEGFGFANNPHVGLVPPSFDKALVHVTCPATEVTIHLQYK is encoded by the coding sequence ATGAACACGCGTGCCCAGTTCGCCCTCGTGTCAGCTCTTGCATTCATCTCCGGCGGACCGCGACCTTCCGTGCCGAATCCTGTCGCCTCCCTTCTGACGACTGGATGGGAAACCACAGAGCCCGCCCAGCCTCTGCCCGCTCCACCAGACAACTCACCCCAGTCCTGCACCCTCCGCATTCACGTCGACGGATTCCGCAACACGCGTGGCAACCTTGGCACCATAATCTTCCGTTCGCCTGACGGCTGGCCTGAAGACAAAGACAAATCCTTTCGCCACGGCCCCGCCCCCATCGACAAAGCCACCAGCACCGCCGTCGCAGTCTGGCCCGATCTCCCTCCGGGCGACTACGGAGTCGCCGCCATCGACGACGAAAACTCCAATGCCAAACTCGATCGCAATCTGATCGGCATTCCCAAAGAGGGCTTTGGCTTCGCCAACAACCCACACGTAGGCCTGGTTCCTCCCTCCTTCGACAAGGCCCTCGTCCACGTTACGTGCCCAGCCACTGAAGTCACGATCCATTTGCAATACAAATAA
- a CDS encoding tRNA nucleotidyltransferase/poly(A) polymerase family protein produces the protein MPDYIYLLENRLSADQQVALRLLRDAAREAEMILFLTGDAVRDLTSGHAVRDLEVAVYGNALKLKKPLEKLGAKVWGEDDASRTLYLCFPGTVRVDVVSTHSVEYKKPGQATHHWASIQEDLRRRDFTVNAMAISLNDGSYGLLMDPLNGVADIEARALRLVSNYGFLDEPALLIRATRYKTRLGWELDPRTQTRYENAKGEDVIASLSATERSRELEQIAHEDDGLKVLQAHEAEGWMKVLFPAWTPAKADAEKLHALHDLSVELLMQGVHADISAAQIQLLTAKMNPKDLAALKKSLLRPGFVEEWNNLDAIAAGFQKQLLAKENQQPSLAYKLFTTYDPEAVLWLGFTSKDKAVKERYNDFLKVWPEAKQKIPYALMLEMRIRAELPNFNEIVHQVFLQLIDGKLTTPEEMKAFLEPYSPPAPPPQVTVKRARGRKAEKIKETFEEDEEEASDEEGDEDLDDMGGDDEEIEIPAADLEGEADEEESGEDEPEPEDENDDEEDEPKPKRGKQGAAKSPTVPPKAAAKAAPVKHAEPAHKPAAKVTVPAPAKTAAHPPAKHAPAKAPATAAPAAKHAPAKHAPAKAPAKPAAPAKKAAHAPAKHAPVKKAALKPHSKPAAHKSVPKAAAKPAKAPASKAKAAKPKPHAAAKVPPKKNGAKAGKKR, from the coding sequence ATGCCAGATTACATCTACCTTCTGGAAAACCGGCTCTCGGCAGACCAGCAGGTTGCGTTGCGATTGCTGCGAGATGCGGCGCGTGAAGCTGAGATGATCCTGTTTTTGACCGGCGACGCGGTACGGGACCTTACCAGCGGGCATGCCGTCCGGGATCTTGAAGTCGCAGTTTACGGAAACGCCCTCAAGCTCAAGAAACCACTGGAGAAACTCGGCGCAAAGGTCTGGGGCGAGGACGACGCTTCGCGGACCCTGTATCTTTGTTTTCCGGGAACGGTCCGGGTAGATGTGGTGAGCACGCATAGCGTGGAGTACAAGAAGCCTGGCCAGGCCACCCACCACTGGGCATCGATTCAGGAAGACCTGCGACGGCGCGACTTTACGGTCAACGCCATGGCCATCTCACTCAATGATGGCTCCTACGGCCTTCTGATGGACCCCCTGAACGGCGTGGCCGACATTGAGGCTCGGGCGCTTCGGCTGGTATCTAATTATGGGTTTCTGGATGAGCCCGCGCTGTTGATCCGGGCAACTCGGTACAAAACGCGCCTGGGATGGGAACTCGATCCGCGGACGCAAACCAGGTACGAGAACGCCAAAGGCGAGGATGTCATCGCGTCACTTTCGGCGACGGAACGCAGCCGGGAACTTGAGCAGATCGCTCATGAGGACGATGGGCTTAAGGTTCTGCAGGCGCATGAGGCCGAGGGCTGGATGAAGGTCCTGTTTCCAGCCTGGACGCCGGCTAAGGCCGACGCAGAGAAACTACATGCTCTACACGATTTGAGCGTAGAACTACTGATGCAGGGAGTCCACGCCGACATTTCGGCGGCGCAGATTCAGCTATTGACGGCCAAGATGAACCCGAAGGATCTGGCCGCCCTGAAGAAATCGCTGCTGCGGCCCGGGTTCGTGGAAGAGTGGAATAACCTCGACGCCATCGCGGCGGGTTTCCAGAAGCAGCTGCTGGCAAAAGAAAATCAGCAGCCCTCGCTGGCTTACAAGCTCTTCACCACCTACGATCCGGAAGCTGTTCTCTGGTTGGGATTTACTTCGAAGGACAAGGCCGTCAAGGAGCGTTACAACGACTTCCTGAAGGTCTGGCCGGAAGCCAAGCAGAAGATCCCGTACGCTCTGATGCTGGAGATGCGCATCCGGGCCGAGCTGCCCAACTTCAATGAGATCGTCCATCAGGTCTTTCTGCAGTTGATCGACGGCAAACTGACCACGCCCGAAGAAATGAAGGCGTTCCTTGAGCCGTACTCGCCGCCGGCGCCGCCTCCGCAAGTAACGGTGAAGCGGGCACGCGGGCGCAAGGCCGAGAAGATCAAGGAGACCTTCGAAGAGGATGAGGAAGAGGCCTCTGACGAAGAGGGCGACGAGGATCTCGACGACATGGGCGGAGACGACGAAGAGATCGAGATCCCCGCGGCCGACCTCGAAGGCGAAGCCGACGAAGAGGAGTCCGGCGAAGACGAACCCGAGCCGGAAGACGAAAACGACGACGAGGAAGACGAGCCAAAACCGAAGCGCGGAAAGCAGGGTGCGGCCAAGTCACCGACGGTTCCGCCCAAAGCAGCCGCGAAAGCTGCTCCGGTGAAGCATGCCGAGCCTGCGCACAAGCCGGCTGCGAAAGTTACGGTACCTGCTCCGGCGAAGACTGCGGCTCATCCGCCAGCGAAGCACGCACCGGCCAAGGCTCCCGCAACGGCGGCTCCGGCAGCCAAGCATGCTCCGGCGAAACACGCTCCGGCCAAGGCGCCTGCCAAGCCTGCTGCTCCGGCGAAGAAGGCGGCGCATGCTCCGGCGAAACATGCTCCGGTGAAGAAGGCGGCTCTGAAGCCGCATTCCAAGCCGGCGGCGCATAAGTCGGTGCCCAAGGCTGCTGCCAAGCCGGCGAAGGCTCCCGCATCCAAGGCCAAGGCTGCCAAGCCGAAGCCTCACGCGGCGGCCAAGGTCCCCCCGAAGAAGAACGGCGCAAAGGCAGGGAAAAAGCGCTAG
- a CDS encoding DUF6982 domain-containing protein produces MASQRKPVIVRKFSRDWVAGYASMSFGQGGPELEILDLAGKVVWIRWETVKWLCYVRELSTATPGETNPERLNTKRFAVRPRTAGLWIRMTLNDGDELEGLAANDKSLVEGAGLLLTPPDQRSNTQRIFVPRQAIQTMEVLSLIGAAKRRPVAADQPELFTPDI; encoded by the coding sequence ATGGCCTCGCAACGCAAGCCGGTGATTGTACGGAAGTTCAGCCGAGATTGGGTGGCGGGCTACGCTTCGATGAGCTTCGGCCAGGGCGGCCCCGAACTCGAGATCCTCGACCTGGCCGGCAAGGTCGTATGGATCCGCTGGGAGACGGTGAAGTGGCTCTGCTATGTGCGGGAGCTGTCCACGGCGACTCCCGGCGAGACGAACCCCGAGCGGCTCAATACCAAGCGGTTCGCTGTCCGGCCCCGGACCGCGGGACTGTGGATCCGGATGACACTGAACGACGGCGACGAGCTTGAGGGACTCGCGGCGAATGACAAATCCCTGGTGGAGGGTGCCGGGCTGTTGCTTACCCCGCCTGACCAGCGCTCCAATACACAGCGGATTTTCGTTCCGCGGCAGGCAATCCAGACGATGGAAGTGTTGAGCCTCATTGGGGCGGCTAAGCGGCGGCCGGTCGCTGCCGACCAGCCCGAGCTATTTACTCCGGACATTTAG
- the lpxD gene encoding UDP-3-O-(3-hydroxymyristoyl)glucosamine N-acyltransferase, translating to MKLGELASALGAELRGDAELEVTGVKGIEEAGPSEITFVANPKYAGLARTTSAAAILVEPEFPEISAATLRIKNPYHAFSRALGLFYQPPAYPPGIHPTAAIDPTAEVGPEAHIGAYVVIGPGVRIGTNATILPHVVIYPGARIGSHFFAHAHSIVREHCILGDHVTLENGAVIGADGFGFSKNELGHWVKIPQSGPVLLGDRVDVQANACVDRATVGATEIGAGAKIDNLVQVGHGSKVGENTLLCAQTGLAGSSVVGKNAILAGQTGVAGHCTVGDGVILTAQSAVSHDIPAGKMISGSPGFDNRVWLRAVTIFQRLPEMLRRLDRLEKRVNAAEESGKGGQE from the coding sequence ATGAAGCTAGGCGAATTGGCAAGTGCGCTGGGTGCGGAGCTGCGCGGAGACGCAGAGCTGGAAGTAACTGGCGTGAAAGGGATTGAAGAGGCTGGGCCCTCCGAGATCACCTTCGTCGCCAACCCTAAATATGCCGGCCTCGCGCGGACCACGAGCGCTGCCGCCATTCTGGTTGAGCCGGAGTTTCCGGAGATCAGCGCGGCCACGCTCAGGATCAAGAATCCCTATCATGCCTTTTCACGGGCGCTGGGTCTTTTTTATCAACCGCCTGCTTATCCGCCGGGCATTCATCCGACTGCCGCTATCGACCCCACTGCTGAGGTCGGACCGGAAGCTCACATTGGAGCGTATGTGGTGATCGGGCCGGGAGTGAGGATCGGGACGAACGCGACCATCCTGCCGCACGTGGTCATTTATCCTGGGGCGCGGATCGGCAGCCATTTCTTTGCGCACGCCCACTCGATTGTTCGCGAGCACTGCATTCTGGGCGACCATGTAACCCTTGAGAATGGAGCGGTGATCGGAGCGGATGGGTTTGGCTTCTCGAAGAACGAGCTGGGGCACTGGGTGAAGATTCCGCAGTCGGGACCAGTGCTGCTGGGGGACCGGGTCGATGTACAGGCCAATGCATGCGTCGATCGCGCGACGGTGGGGGCCACAGAGATCGGCGCGGGAGCGAAGATCGACAATCTCGTTCAGGTGGGGCACGGCTCCAAGGTGGGCGAGAATACCCTGCTCTGCGCTCAGACAGGACTGGCGGGTTCTTCGGTGGTTGGCAAAAACGCCATTCTCGCGGGGCAGACCGGTGTGGCTGGGCACTGCACGGTTGGGGATGGTGTCATTCTTACGGCGCAGTCGGCGGTGTCGCATGACATTCCGGCGGGCAAGATGATTTCGGGATCACCCGGGTTCGATAACCGCGTGTGGCTGCGGGCGGTGACCATCTTCCAGCGGCTGCCGGAGATGTTGCGCCGGCTGGACCGGTTGGAAAAGCGGGTGAACGCAGCAGAGGAATCGGGAAAGGGCGGGCAGGAATGA
- a CDS encoding M48 family metalloprotease — protein MASQFIPIFQTEYRALRPRAPMPPFHIRFRRFVSLNTTIRLREAQIYVSLSDLLEGAPESVIRAIAHILLAKLYRKPIDAAHNARYKRFASSTAVAKQTELIRSARGSKRYFGPQGHYYNLDEVFDSLNLRFFGGLMGRPDLTWSEHHAKRSLGHYDAAHNTIVVSRVFDRPSSPRYAIEYLLYHEMLHLKHPVKMNGLRRCVHSREFKAEERQFPQLKEALAFIKRL, from the coding sequence GTGGCCTCTCAATTTATCCCTATATTTCAGACTGAATACCGGGCGCTGCGGCCGCGTGCGCCCATGCCGCCGTTCCATATCCGATTCCGGCGGTTTGTCTCGTTGAACACGACGATCCGGCTGCGGGAAGCGCAGATCTACGTCAGCCTTTCGGACCTGCTGGAGGGTGCGCCCGAGTCGGTGATTCGGGCGATCGCGCATATTCTGCTGGCGAAGCTCTACAGGAAGCCCATCGATGCCGCGCACAACGCGCGCTATAAGCGGTTCGCATCGAGTACAGCGGTGGCGAAGCAGACGGAGCTCATCCGGAGCGCGCGGGGGTCGAAGCGATACTTCGGGCCGCAGGGACACTACTACAACCTGGATGAGGTCTTTGACTCGCTGAACCTGCGGTTCTTCGGCGGCCTGATGGGGCGGCCGGACCTGACTTGGAGCGAGCACCATGCCAAGCGGTCGCTGGGGCATTACGATGCCGCGCACAACACCATTGTGGTGAGTCGCGTGTTTGACCGGCCGTCGTCGCCGCGGTATGCGATCGAGTACCTGCTCTACCACGAGATGCTGCACCTGAAGCATCCGGTGAAGATGAACGGGCTGCGGCGGTGCGTGCACTCGCGGGAGTTCAAGGCGGAGGAGCGGCAGTTTCCGCAGCTCAAAGAGGCGCTGGCATTTATCAAGCGGCTTTAA
- a CDS encoding prolipoprotein diacylglyceryl transferase, which yields MYPYIHLHLGALQKDIPTFGLMLWIAAVVGGLVLERSFRRAKISADAMMIVLLTVLAGIIGAKLWHVIDTPSDFRSQGWSALWDTGGFAWFGGLVFGISALVIQGIRAKIGALRTLDLAAPAAALGYGIGRIGCFLSGDGCYGKPTDLPWGMAFPHGVEPVYVPVHPTPLYELACGLIIGLWLWYRAGKPRPTGSILGEYLVLTGLARFSVEFLRRNPHVLWGMSNAQVAALGCVAAGIVLLLWAGKRSTVPVERSAMAIEKPA from the coding sequence ATGTATCCCTATATCCACCTCCACCTCGGCGCCCTCCAGAAGGACATCCCCACCTTCGGACTGATGCTCTGGATTGCAGCCGTTGTGGGCGGCCTGGTGCTGGAGCGCAGCTTCCGCCGCGCCAAGATTTCCGCCGACGCCATGATGATCGTGCTCCTCACCGTCCTGGCCGGCATCATCGGCGCCAAGCTCTGGCACGTCATCGACACCCCCTCGGACTTCCGCTCCCAGGGTTGGAGCGCTCTCTGGGATACCGGCGGATTCGCCTGGTTCGGCGGACTCGTCTTCGGCATATCCGCCCTCGTCATCCAGGGCATCCGCGCCAAAATCGGTGCCCTCCGCACGCTCGATCTCGCCGCCCCCGCCGCCGCTTTGGGCTACGGCATCGGACGCATCGGCTGCTTCCTCTCCGGCGACGGCTGCTATGGCAAGCCCACCGACCTGCCCTGGGGCATGGCCTTCCCCCACGGCGTCGAGCCAGTCTACGTCCCGGTCCACCCCACCCCCCTCTACGAGCTTGCCTGCGGTCTCATCATCGGCCTCTGGCTCTGGTACAGGGCAGGGAAGCCCCGTCCCACCGGCAGCATCCTGGGCGAGTACCTCGTCCTCACCGGGCTGGCCCGCTTCTCCGTCGAGTTCCTTCGCCGCAACCCCCACGTCCTCTGGGGCATGTCCAATGCCCAGGTCGCCGCCCTGGGCTGCGTCGCCGCCGGCATCGTTCTGCTTCTCTGGGCTGGAAAGCGCAGCACCGTCCCCGTCGAACGATCCGCCATGGCCATCGAAAAGCCCGCCTGA
- a CDS encoding glycosyltransferase family 39 protein, with the protein MRDSSDWRRNFPSSTAALWLLGLAFTAVHLLAGTRYGFHRDELLTYSNARDLQWGYVVYPPLTAFLGRVELILFGTSLLGFRFFAAIACGLVTFLSGLMARSMGGSRRAIFVSAFAASIGGAVFFTGSFMSYMSFDVLWWVAVAWCVVRLLETEDPRWWLGIGLFIGLGLMTKYTIAFFAISLLIGMLLTPNRRYLRSPWFWCGLGLALLIFAPNLLWQYQHHFVGLDWMRSIHARDVGLGRGKNFLLNQFWSASNPVTVPLWLAGLWFLFARPEGNRWRLIGWMYVLTLVAFMAANARDYYLAPAYPMLIAAGAVWSEDRFASLTPSWKTRLLYYTPWSRLVIGGAVVAGLILPFAPVNSRWWRVQDTVTGQLNMQIGWPELAATVAQVRDSLPESDRAAAGIMASDEGEAGAVNLYGSAYGLPRAISGMNSNWLRGYPDPPPQVVIAVGFPPDQLDRIFASCRPAVQLSNPWGISNEIFRGTEKVYVCRNIRSPWPVFWKNFQSYG; encoded by the coding sequence ATGCGCGATTCGTCTGACTGGCGCCGGAACTTCCCGAGCAGCACTGCGGCCCTATGGCTTCTCGGTCTCGCCTTCACCGCGGTGCATCTTCTCGCCGGTACGCGCTACGGATTTCATCGCGACGAACTGCTCACCTATTCCAACGCGCGTGATCTCCAATGGGGATACGTCGTCTACCCGCCCCTCACCGCGTTTCTGGGCCGCGTCGAGCTAATTCTCTTCGGAACATCCCTGCTCGGCTTCCGCTTCTTCGCCGCCATAGCCTGCGGACTGGTGACTTTCCTTAGCGGCCTCATGGCCCGCTCCATGGGCGGCTCCCGCCGCGCCATCTTCGTGTCGGCATTCGCGGCCAGCATCGGAGGAGCCGTCTTCTTTACCGGCTCCTTCATGTCCTATATGTCCTTCGACGTGCTGTGGTGGGTCGCCGTGGCTTGGTGCGTCGTGCGCCTGCTCGAGACCGAAGACCCGCGGTGGTGGCTGGGCATCGGCCTCTTCATCGGCTTGGGACTCATGACCAAGTACACAATCGCCTTCTTCGCCATTTCGCTCCTGATCGGGATGCTGCTTACCCCGAACCGCCGCTATCTCCGCAGCCCGTGGTTCTGGTGCGGCCTGGGACTGGCGCTCCTCATCTTCGCCCCCAACCTCTTATGGCAGTACCAGCACCACTTCGTCGGTCTCGACTGGATGCGCAGCATCCACGCACGCGACGTCGGCCTCGGCCGCGGTAAAAACTTCCTCCTCAACCAGTTCTGGAGCGCCAGCAACCCCGTCACCGTCCCGCTCTGGCTCGCCGGCCTCTGGTTCCTCTTTGCCCGGCCGGAAGGGAACCGCTGGCGGTTGATCGGCTGGATGTACGTGCTCACCTTGGTCGCCTTCATGGCGGCCAATGCGCGGGACTACTATCTCGCTCCGGCCTACCCTATGCTCATCGCCGCCGGCGCAGTATGGAGCGAAGATCGCTTCGCGTCGCTCACCCCATCATGGAAAACCCGGCTCCTGTACTACACACCCTGGAGCAGGCTGGTGATCGGAGGCGCTGTAGTCGCCGGCCTCATCCTCCCCTTCGCCCCCGTCAATTCCCGTTGGTGGCGCGTGCAGGACACCGTGACCGGGCAGCTCAATATGCAGATCGGCTGGCCTGAACTAGCCGCTACAGTCGCCCAGGTCCGGGATTCTCTTCCCGAGTCGGACCGCGCCGCCGCCGGCATTATGGCGTCCGACGAAGGCGAAGCCGGAGCCGTAAACCTCTACGGCAGCGCTTACGGCCTGCCCCGAGCCATCAGCGGCATGAACTCCAACTGGCTCCGCGGCTACCCCGACCCCCCTCCCCAAGTGGTCATCGCCGTCGGCTTCCCGCCCGACCAACTCGACCGCATCTTCGCCTCATGCCGCCCTGCTGTCCAACTCTCGAACCCCTGGGGCATCTCCAACGAAATCTTCCGCGGCACGGAGAAGGTCTACGTCTGCCGCAACATCCGCTCCCCGTGGCCGGTGTTCTGGAAGAATTTCCAGTCCTACGGCTAA
- a CDS encoding DUF3303 domain-containing protein, translating into MKIMSTYSLRAGCVPEAANRFISGKGTPPAGITLLGRWHKSDSSGGYALYETDDPAKLFEFAASWSDVLELHSHLVVEDDVAGPALAKIYGGK; encoded by the coding sequence ATGAAGATCATGTCCACCTACTCGCTTCGCGCCGGCTGCGTTCCTGAGGCCGCCAACCGTTTCATCTCCGGCAAAGGCACACCGCCTGCGGGCATCACGCTTCTGGGCCGCTGGCACAAAAGCGACAGCAGCGGCGGCTACGCCCTCTATGAAACCGACGACCCCGCCAAGCTCTTCGAATTCGCCGCATCCTGGTCCGATGTGCTCGAACTCCATAGCCATCTCGTCGTCGAAGACGATGTCGCAGGCCCGGCCCTCGCCAAAATTTACGGCGGCAAGTAG
- the hpt gene encoding hypoxanthine phosphoribosyltransferase yields the protein MATTALQGLEVLYTRQQIAERVAEMGAEITRDLKGEKLVMVGVLKGAAPFLSDLARAVQVDATFDFVAVSSYGKGHRTSGAVKLIKDLDETVEGKNVLIVEDILDTGLTLSYLRKLMLNQKPKTLRIAALLDKPSRRIEKIDADYVGFSIPNLFVIGYGMDYAERYRNLPDICLMTPDHPE from the coding sequence ATGGCAACGACTGCGCTGCAAGGTCTTGAAGTCCTCTACACCCGTCAACAGATAGCCGAACGTGTCGCCGAGATGGGCGCCGAGATTACCCGCGACCTGAAGGGCGAGAAGCTGGTGATGGTGGGGGTGCTGAAGGGGGCTGCGCCGTTTTTGTCGGACCTGGCGCGGGCCGTGCAGGTGGATGCGACATTCGACTTTGTGGCGGTGTCGAGTTACGGCAAGGGGCACAGGACGTCGGGCGCGGTGAAGCTGATCAAGGACCTGGACGAGACGGTGGAGGGCAAGAACGTTTTGATCGTCGAGGACATCTTAGATACGGGGCTGACGCTGAGCTATCTGCGCAAGCTGATGCTGAACCAGAAGCCGAAGACGCTGCGGATCGCGGCGCTGCTGGATAAGCCGTCGCGGCGGATCGAGAAGATTGATGCGGATTATGTGGGCTTCTCTATTCCGAACTTATTTGTGATTGGGTACGGGATGGATTATGCGGAGCGGTATCGGAATCTGCCGGATATCTGCTTGATGACCCCGGATCATCCGGAATGA
- a CDS encoding nuclear transport factor 2 family protein — translation MVDVREILTGAYLDFNARRLDAVLERMAPDVAWPNGWEGGYVYGHEGVRDYWTRQWAAIDPHVEPVSITEEADGRWVVEVHQVVRGLTGDQAGQVLVDTMVRHVFRMRDGLIQKMEIQPPAVGLTAASPPDWA, via the coding sequence ATGGTGGATGTGAGAGAGATTCTGACGGGGGCTTATCTCGACTTTAATGCGCGGCGGCTGGATGCCGTGCTGGAGCGAATGGCACCGGATGTGGCGTGGCCGAACGGCTGGGAGGGCGGCTACGTCTACGGACATGAAGGCGTGCGAGACTACTGGACTCGGCAATGGGCGGCGATTGATCCGCACGTTGAGCCGGTGAGTATTACGGAAGAGGCGGACGGCCGGTGGGTTGTGGAGGTGCACCAGGTAGTGCGCGGGCTTACCGGCGATCAGGCGGGGCAGGTGCTGGTAGACACGATGGTTCGGCATGTGTTTCGGATGAGGGATGGACTGATCCAAAAGATGGAGATTCAACCACCTGCGGTGGGGCTGACCGCGGCTTCGCCGCCAGACTGGGCGTGA
- the deoC gene encoding deoxyribose-phosphate aldolase has product MAATIPIQDPDLDFDHGTFDAAGFTASALTNWQTLAHVIDHTLLKPEATREQVENLCDEAIRYRFACAMVNPIWVPAAVSVLAGTGVPVGVVIGFPLGAALDSTLRHEAAALTRLGAKELDMVIPVGQLKSGNHHAVERTIRGVANVVHHHGAILKVILETCLLNVEEKLRGAEIAIQAGADFLKTSSGFSTGGATAADVALLRGVAGGRCGVKASGGIRTLADVKTMLEAGANRIGASASVAIVKELGAE; this is encoded by the coding sequence ATGGCTGCAACAATTCCCATCCAAGATCCAGATCTAGATTTTGACCACGGCACATTCGACGCGGCGGGGTTTACAGCATCAGCGCTGACCAACTGGCAGACGCTGGCTCACGTGATTGACCACACGCTGCTGAAGCCGGAAGCGACGCGGGAGCAGGTGGAGAACCTTTGTGACGAGGCGATACGGTATCGGTTTGCATGCGCGATGGTGAATCCGATCTGGGTGCCCGCGGCGGTGAGCGTGCTGGCCGGTACGGGAGTGCCGGTGGGAGTAGTGATCGGATTTCCGCTGGGCGCTGCGCTGGACTCGACACTGCGGCATGAAGCGGCGGCGCTGACGAGGCTTGGCGCGAAGGAACTGGACATGGTGATTCCCGTGGGGCAGTTGAAGAGCGGCAATCATCATGCGGTGGAGCGGACGATTCGCGGTGTTGCCAACGTTGTGCATCATCACGGCGCGATTCTCAAGGTGATTCTGGAGACTTGCCTGCTGAATGTGGAGGAGAAGCTGCGCGGAGCGGAGATTGCGATCCAGGCGGGCGCGGATTTTCTGAAGACGTCGAGTGGATTTTCGACGGGCGGCGCTACGGCTGCGGATGTCGCTCTGCTGCGCGGCGTGGCTGGAGGACGTTGCGGCGTGAAGGCTTCAGGCGGGATCAGGACGCTGGCCGATGTGAAGACGATGCTTGAGGCGGGGGCGAATCGGATTGGGGCGAGCGCCAGCGTCGCGATTGTGAAGGAGTTGGGGGCCGAGTAG
- a CDS encoding SMI1/KNR4 family protein, with amino-acid sequence MAPRLGFPQHTPFRRRKARNSASFTRLREPRPVWTGEPLDLFDRLERHWYPGPARDDSDRQKRATEEDIAKFEAEHGVKVPEDFREYLLRFNGIEEDPEVFRFWPLHELRPVDLKSFRVPDRERYFFFADYLIECFYYAIYLGDRPELQNWVVIPCMPRQPFVAVNFTGFIELYLDDARAIYGPA; translated from the coding sequence ATGGCTCCCAGGTTGGGATTTCCTCAGCACACGCCGTTTCGGCGACGGAAGGCTCGCAACTCTGCAAGCTTTACCCGGTTGAGAGAACCGAGGCCGGTCTGGACCGGGGAACCCCTTGATCTATTCGACCGACTCGAACGACATTGGTATCCCGGGCCGGCGCGCGACGATTCCGATCGGCAGAAACGAGCGACCGAAGAAGACATCGCCAAGTTCGAAGCCGAACACGGTGTGAAGGTTCCTGAGGACTTTCGGGAATACCTTCTGCGATTCAATGGAATCGAAGAAGATCCAGAGGTGTTCCGGTTCTGGCCGTTGCACGAGTTGCGGCCTGTTGACCTAAAATCGTTCAGGGTCCCGGATCGCGAACGATACTTCTTCTTCGCGGACTATCTGATCGAGTGCTTCTACTATGCGATTTATCTGGGCGACAGACCAGAACTGCAAAACTGGGTCGTGATTCCGTGCATGCCCAGGCAGCCGTTCGTCGCTGTCAATTTCACTGGGTTCATCGAGCTCTACCTTGACGATGCTCGAGCCATTTATGGACCTGCCTGA